One stretch of Anguilla anguilla isolate fAngAng1 chromosome 5, fAngAng1.pri, whole genome shotgun sequence DNA includes these proteins:
- the dhodh gene encoding dihydroorotate dehydrogenase (quinone), mitochondrial isoform X3: protein MHRINKRDRDKIRWICWRLKEAIKVIGSGSFLFVSYLTAIGDERFYANQLMPALHRIVGPETAHVMAVRLIGMGLVPWTRYQDPASLEVNVLGCRFRNPVGIAAGFDKHGEAVDGLYRLGFGFVEVGTVTPLPQEGNPKPRVFRLSADQAVVNRYGFNSCGLAAVRERLKAREPVQSELTRAGLPMGVNLGKNKLSEDAASDFTQGVRSLGPLADYVVVNVSSPNTPGLRDLQGKAELRHLLDKVLKERDALKTKQPAVLVKIAPDLSLQDKQDIADVITEVSEWTRPAPFCSISLLCWVKSALYIPVHNATAITCSFPAK, encoded by the exons ATGCACAGAATCAACAAACGTGACCGTGACAAAATAAGATGGATATGT TGGCGTCTGAAGGAAGCCATAAAGGTGATAGGCTCCGGGAGTTTCCTGTTCGTGTCCTACCTCACGGCCATCGGCGATGAGCGCTTCTATGCCAACCAGCTGATGCCTGCTCTGCATAGGATTGTTGGACCAGAGACGGCCCATGTGATGGCTGTTCGATTGATCGGTATGGGATTGGTACCGTGGACCCGGTACCAGGATCCAGCCTCACTG GAAGTGAATGTTCTGGGCTGCAGGTTCCGTAACCCTGTGGGAATCGCGGCTGGCTTTGACAAGCACGGCGAGGCGGTGGACGGGCTGTACAGACTGGGGTTCGGGTTCGTGGAGGTTGGGACGGTTACCCCACTGCCACAGGAGGGGAACCCCAAACCGCGAGTGTTCCGACTGAGCGCTGACCAGGCGGTGGTGAACAG GTATGGATTCAACAGCTGTGGCCTCGCGGCGGTCCGGGAGAGGCTGAAGGCCAGGGAGCccgtccaatcagagctcaCTCGGG CTGGCCTGCCAATGGGAGTCAATCTGGGCAAGAACAAGCTGTCCGAAGACGCGGCGTCCGATTTTACGCAAGGCGTGCGATCGCTGGGACCCCTGGCCGATTATGTGGTGGTGAACGTGAGCAGCCCGAACACCCCTGGCCTCCGGGACCTGCAGGGCAAGGCAGAACTTCGCCACCTACTGGACAAG GTTTTGAAGGAAAGGGATGCCCTGAAGACCAAACAGCCTGCAGTGCTGGTGAAGATCGCCCCCGACCTCAGTCTCCAAGACAAGCAGGACATTGCTGATGTCATCACTGAGGTCAGCGAATGGACA cgccccgccccgttcTGTTCCATCTCCCTGCTTTGCTGGGTTAAATCCGCTCTTTACATTCCAGTGCACAATGCTACTGCGATCACCTGTAGTTTCCCAGCTAAATAA
- the dhodh gene encoding dihydroorotate dehydrogenase (quinone), mitochondrial isoform X1, with the protein MHRINKRDRDKIRWICWRLKEAIKVIGSGSFLFVSYLTAIGDERFYANQLMPALHRIVGPETAHVMAVRLIGMGLVPWTRYQDPASLEVNVLGCRFRNPVGIAAGFDKHGEAVDGLYRLGFGFVEVGTVTPLPQEGNPKPRVFRLSADQAVVNRYGFNSCGLAAVRERLKAREPVQSELTRAGLPMGVNLGKNKLSEDAASDFTQGVRSLGPLADYVVVNVSSPNTPGLRDLQGKAELRHLLDKVLKERDALKTKQPAVLVKIAPDLSLQDKQDIADVITELGVDGVIVSNTTVSRPEVLKDPHRVETGGLSGRPLRDMSTHTVREMYCLTKGKVPIIGVGGVASGQDALDKIRAGASLVQLYTSLTYEGPPVVTRVKRELEQLLKDQGFESVSEAVGADHRPAGAES; encoded by the exons ATGCACAGAATCAACAAACGTGACCGTGACAAAATAAGATGGATATGT TGGCGTCTGAAGGAAGCCATAAAGGTGATAGGCTCCGGGAGTTTCCTGTTCGTGTCCTACCTCACGGCCATCGGCGATGAGCGCTTCTATGCCAACCAGCTGATGCCTGCTCTGCATAGGATTGTTGGACCAGAGACGGCCCATGTGATGGCTGTTCGATTGATCGGTATGGGATTGGTACCGTGGACCCGGTACCAGGATCCAGCCTCACTG GAAGTGAATGTTCTGGGCTGCAGGTTCCGTAACCCTGTGGGAATCGCGGCTGGCTTTGACAAGCACGGCGAGGCGGTGGACGGGCTGTACAGACTGGGGTTCGGGTTCGTGGAGGTTGGGACGGTTACCCCACTGCCACAGGAGGGGAACCCCAAACCGCGAGTGTTCCGACTGAGCGCTGACCAGGCGGTGGTGAACAG GTATGGATTCAACAGCTGTGGCCTCGCGGCGGTCCGGGAGAGGCTGAAGGCCAGGGAGCccgtccaatcagagctcaCTCGGG CTGGCCTGCCAATGGGAGTCAATCTGGGCAAGAACAAGCTGTCCGAAGACGCGGCGTCCGATTTTACGCAAGGCGTGCGATCGCTGGGACCCCTGGCCGATTATGTGGTGGTGAACGTGAGCAGCCCGAACACCCCTGGCCTCCGGGACCTGCAGGGCAAGGCAGAACTTCGCCACCTACTGGACAAG GTTTTGAAGGAAAGGGATGCCCTGAAGACCAAACAGCCTGCAGTGCTGGTGAAGATCGCCCCCGACCTCAGTCTCCAAGACAAGCAGGACATTGCTGATGTCATCACTGAG ctcgGGGTGGACGGGGTCATCGTGTCCAACACCACGGTCTCCAGGCCGGAGGTGCTGAAGGACCCCCACCGGGTGGAGACGGGGGGGCTGAGCGGCAGGCCGCTCCGggacatgtccacacacacggTGCGGGAGATGTACTGTCTGACGAAAG GGAAGGTGCCCATCATCGGggtagggggcgtggccagcggCCAGGACGCCCTGGATAAGATCCGCGCCGGGGCGTCGCTGGTCCAGCTGTACACCTCGCTCACCTACGAGGGCCCGCCCGTCGTCACCCGGGTGAAGCgggagctggagcagcttttGAA AGACCAAGGGTTCGAGAGCGTCTCGGAAGCCGTGGGCGCGGATCACAGGCCAGCGGGGGCCGAGTCCTGA
- the dhodh gene encoding dihydroorotate dehydrogenase (quinone), mitochondrial isoform X2, giving the protein MAGQLKWRLKEAIKVIGSGSFLFVSYLTAIGDERFYANQLMPALHRIVGPETAHVMAVRLIGMGLVPWTRYQDPASLEVNVLGCRFRNPVGIAAGFDKHGEAVDGLYRLGFGFVEVGTVTPLPQEGNPKPRVFRLSADQAVVNRYGFNSCGLAAVRERLKAREPVQSELTRAGLPMGVNLGKNKLSEDAASDFTQGVRSLGPLADYVVVNVSSPNTPGLRDLQGKAELRHLLDKVLKERDALKTKQPAVLVKIAPDLSLQDKQDIADVITELGVDGVIVSNTTVSRPEVLKDPHRVETGGLSGRPLRDMSTHTVREMYCLTKGKVPIIGVGGVASGQDALDKIRAGASLVQLYTSLTYEGPPVVTRVKRELEQLLKDQGFESVSEAVGADHRPAGAES; this is encoded by the exons ATGGCGGGACAACTGAAG TGGCGTCTGAAGGAAGCCATAAAGGTGATAGGCTCCGGGAGTTTCCTGTTCGTGTCCTACCTCACGGCCATCGGCGATGAGCGCTTCTATGCCAACCAGCTGATGCCTGCTCTGCATAGGATTGTTGGACCAGAGACGGCCCATGTGATGGCTGTTCGATTGATCGGTATGGGATTGGTACCGTGGACCCGGTACCAGGATCCAGCCTCACTG GAAGTGAATGTTCTGGGCTGCAGGTTCCGTAACCCTGTGGGAATCGCGGCTGGCTTTGACAAGCACGGCGAGGCGGTGGACGGGCTGTACAGACTGGGGTTCGGGTTCGTGGAGGTTGGGACGGTTACCCCACTGCCACAGGAGGGGAACCCCAAACCGCGAGTGTTCCGACTGAGCGCTGACCAGGCGGTGGTGAACAG GTATGGATTCAACAGCTGTGGCCTCGCGGCGGTCCGGGAGAGGCTGAAGGCCAGGGAGCccgtccaatcagagctcaCTCGGG CTGGCCTGCCAATGGGAGTCAATCTGGGCAAGAACAAGCTGTCCGAAGACGCGGCGTCCGATTTTACGCAAGGCGTGCGATCGCTGGGACCCCTGGCCGATTATGTGGTGGTGAACGTGAGCAGCCCGAACACCCCTGGCCTCCGGGACCTGCAGGGCAAGGCAGAACTTCGCCACCTACTGGACAAG GTTTTGAAGGAAAGGGATGCCCTGAAGACCAAACAGCCTGCAGTGCTGGTGAAGATCGCCCCCGACCTCAGTCTCCAAGACAAGCAGGACATTGCTGATGTCATCACTGAG ctcgGGGTGGACGGGGTCATCGTGTCCAACACCACGGTCTCCAGGCCGGAGGTGCTGAAGGACCCCCACCGGGTGGAGACGGGGGGGCTGAGCGGCAGGCCGCTCCGggacatgtccacacacacggTGCGGGAGATGTACTGTCTGACGAAAG GGAAGGTGCCCATCATCGGggtagggggcgtggccagcggCCAGGACGCCCTGGATAAGATCCGCGCCGGGGCGTCGCTGGTCCAGCTGTACACCTCGCTCACCTACGAGGGCCCGCCCGTCGTCACCCGGGTGAAGCgggagctggagcagcttttGAA AGACCAAGGGTTCGAGAGCGTCTCGGAAGCCGTGGGCGCGGATCACAGGCCAGCGGGGGCCGAGTCCTGA